From a single Sediminibacterium sp. KACHI17 genomic region:
- a CDS encoding radical SAM protein — MAMTQSPYILYSDGNGNIFEDTSLYATGRAGWDAFPVPSDEWIELPDGGNLYELPGRRGIGIDVVTGEMRLCEKGWAVAAFIPPAHTGLYIAAYETLPDAPTLPLFCYTAAGWYNEKIYVPAVRIEKDIRQECAGYDAKKIETGTHQLLNNYPDNRLVKHLMENCCMTYNCPAARNFSLSRWECPVPTSPACNANCVGCISFQPEEETIVSTQDRLTFKPMAEEIVEFTVPHLMNAPFPIVSFGQGCEGEPLLMWETIREAILQIRKHTDRGSININTNGSKPDAVKALCEAGLNSIRVSTNSARKHIYEPYYRPNNYRFEDIIESLKVVRSYGGWASINYFVFPGMTDSVEEYEALRQLIIDTDLSMIQWRNFNIDPDWYMGKIGVHETGEMLGVKQLMSLISEEFPKVKFGYFNPPMERIKGNYDQHFAGAELYQ, encoded by the coding sequence ATGGCAATGACACAATCTCCATACATACTTTACTCTGATGGTAATGGGAATATCTTTGAAGATACCAGCCTGTATGCCACTGGAAGAGCAGGTTGGGATGCATTCCCGGTTCCTTCAGATGAATGGATCGAATTGCCTGATGGTGGAAACTTATACGAACTCCCCGGCCGAAGAGGTATTGGCATTGATGTGGTCACAGGTGAAATGCGTTTATGTGAAAAAGGTTGGGCAGTAGCGGCATTCATCCCGCCTGCGCATACAGGCTTATACATTGCAGCCTATGAAACCTTACCCGATGCACCCACACTTCCATTGTTTTGTTACACTGCTGCAGGATGGTACAATGAAAAGATCTATGTACCGGCAGTAAGAATTGAAAAAGACATCAGACAAGAATGCGCAGGTTATGATGCAAAGAAGATCGAAACCGGTACGCATCAATTACTTAATAATTATCCTGATAACCGCTTAGTAAAACACCTGATGGAGAACTGCTGTATGACATACAATTGTCCGGCAGCCAGGAACTTCTCTCTTTCCAGATGGGAATGTCCTGTACCTACCTCTCCTGCTTGTAATGCCAATTGTGTTGGTTGTATCTCTTTTCAACCTGAAGAAGAAACGATCGTATCTACACAAGATCGTCTCACTTTTAAACCCATGGCGGAAGAGATCGTTGAGTTTACAGTCCCCCATTTAATGAATGCTCCATTTCCGATCGTAAGCTTTGGTCAGGGTTGTGAAGGCGAACCTTTATTGATGTGGGAGACCATTCGTGAAGCGATTCTACAAATCAGAAAACATACAGACCGAGGCAGTATCAATATCAATACCAACGGCTCTAAACCGGATGCCGTGAAAGCCTTATGTGAAGCAGGATTGAACAGTATTCGTGTGAGTACCAACTCTGCACGCAAACATATTTATGAACCCTATTACCGTCCTAATAACTATCGCTTTGAAGATATCATTGAAAGTCTGAAAGTCGTACGCAGTTATGGAGGATGGGCAAGTATCAACTACTTCGTATTTCCTGGAATGACTGATAGTGTAGAAGAATATGAAGCATTGCGTCAATTGATCATTGATACGGATCTCTCAATGATCCAGTGGCGTAATTTTAATATTGACCCAGATTGGTACATGGGTAAAATAGGCGTTCATGAGACCGGTGAAATGTTAGGTGTAAAACAATTGATGTCATTGATCTCAGAAGAATTCCCCAAAGTGAAATTCGGATATTTCAATCCACCGATGGAGCGAATCAAAGGAAACTATGATCAGCATTTTGCTGGTGCTGAATTATACCAATAG
- a CDS encoding DMT family transporter: MVAKKDYYTGIALAVLATLIWSGNFVISRGVSQQIPPVSLAFYRWTLATLLIAPLAYHQFKKEKEVIRSHWKYLFWVALTGITLFNTFVYVAGHYTSAINMALIGTTSSPIFATIMAVAFLKEKLNAFRIIGILLCISGIILLLSKGSWANLASFTFAVGDLWVLAGALAFAIYNILVRKKPASISAVNFLFVIFLFGSILLLPAYLVEFNITGPVQWNGYLFGSIIYLGLGTSVISFLCWNAALHKLGASTTVLFGNLIPIFSTLEAVWLLGEKINSIHFMSGLLVIGGLIIANTMQNRHRIKQ; the protein is encoded by the coding sequence ATGGTTGCAAAAAAAGATTATTACACCGGTATTGCATTGGCAGTATTAGCTACGTTGATCTGGTCAGGTAATTTTGTGATCTCCAGAGGCGTAAGTCAGCAAATCCCTCCGGTCAGTCTTGCCTTTTACAGATGGACACTGGCAACACTTCTGATCGCACCGTTGGCTTATCATCAATTCAAAAAAGAAAAAGAAGTCATTCGCAGTCACTGGAAATACCTGTTCTGGGTAGCACTGACAGGCATCACATTGTTCAATACGTTTGTATATGTTGCCGGACATTATACTTCTGCCATCAATATGGCATTGATAGGCACCACATCCTCTCCCATTTTTGCCACCATTATGGCGGTTGCTTTTTTGAAAGAAAAATTAAATGCATTCAGAATCATTGGCATTCTTTTATGCATTTCAGGTATCATCTTACTCTTGTCAAAAGGAAGTTGGGCTAATCTTGCATCATTCACTTTTGCGGTAGGTGATCTTTGGGTCCTTGCAGGTGCATTGGCATTTGCGATCTACAATATACTTGTCAGAAAAAAACCTGCCAGTATTTCCGCCGTTAATTTCTTATTCGTCATTTTTTTATTCGGATCAATCTTATTGCTACCTGCATATTTAGTGGAGTTCAATATTACAGGTCCTGTTCAATGGAATGGATATCTATTTGGGTCCATCATTTATTTAGGGCTTGGCACTTCTGTTATTTCCTTTCTTTGCTGGAATGCTGCATTACACAAGTTAGGTGCAAGTACCACGGTTCTATTTGGGAATCTCATCCCTATTTTCAGCACACTGGAAGCTGTTTGGTTATTGGGTGAAAAAATCAACTCCATTCATTTCATGAGTGGGTTATTGGTCATTGGCGGACTCATTATCGCCAATACTATGCAAAACCGTCATCGCATAAAACAGTAA
- a CDS encoding MFS transporter: MKQPASSTIPPYVLPLIVISQFAGTSVWFAGNAILPALQLQYHLPDSLLGNITTAVQSGFIIGTLVFALLSIADRFSPVKVFMWCALMAALFNILVIPVSDNMYLLLTLRLLTGFFLAGVYPVGMKIAADWYAKGLGKALGFLVGALVAGKALPHLIKSTIAISNWSEVMILTSCFAAAGGIVVGLFLKDGPNRSKASGLKRMNILALFHNKPFKAASFGYFGHMWELYTFWAFVPLMITWYNHLHATTIPVSFFSFVIIGIGCISCVIGGAVSNKIGSAKVAWASLMISGMCCLLSPLFFYASPVVFITGLLVWGCFVIADSPQFSALVSQTAAPETKGTALTLVTSIGFAITIVSIETLNLIWDNWTSATIDKYWLLPLLAAGPIFGLTKMKTLLKKN; the protein is encoded by the coding sequence ATGAAGCAACCTGCATCATCCACTATTCCACCATATGTTCTTCCGTTGATCGTTATTTCACAATTTGCGGGAACATCCGTTTGGTTTGCAGGTAATGCAATTTTACCGGCATTACAATTGCAATATCATTTACCAGACAGTTTGCTCGGAAATATTACGACTGCTGTTCAATCAGGATTTATCATTGGTACATTGGTATTTGCTTTACTAAGTATCGCAGATCGATTCTCCCCCGTAAAAGTTTTCATGTGGTGTGCATTAATGGCTGCTTTGTTCAACATACTCGTTATACCGGTCAGCGATAACATGTATTTGCTATTAACATTAAGATTACTTACCGGATTTTTTCTCGCAGGTGTCTATCCGGTTGGTATGAAGATCGCTGCTGATTGGTATGCAAAGGGATTAGGTAAAGCCTTAGGATTTTTGGTAGGGGCATTGGTGGCAGGTAAAGCTTTACCACACCTGATCAAAAGCACGATAGCAATTTCCAATTGGTCGGAAGTTATGATCCTTACTTCTTGCTTCGCAGCTGCTGGCGGAATAGTTGTTGGGTTATTTTTAAAAGATGGTCCGAATCGTAGTAAGGCCTCCGGTCTTAAACGCATGAACATATTGGCATTGTTTCACAACAAACCTTTCAAAGCTGCGTCATTCGGGTATTTCGGACATATGTGGGAACTGTACACGTTCTGGGCATTTGTTCCACTGATGATCACATGGTATAATCATTTACATGCTACAACAATACCAGTTTCATTCTTTTCATTCGTGATCATAGGAATAGGTTGTATCAGCTGTGTGATCGGCGGTGCTGTTTCAAATAAAATTGGCAGCGCTAAAGTGGCCTGGGCATCTTTAATGATTTCAGGTATGTGTTGTCTGCTATCCCCTCTATTTTTCTATGCCTCTCCTGTTGTTTTTATTACAGGCTTATTGGTATGGGGATGTTTTGTGATCGCTGACTCACCGCAATTTTCTGCATTGGTATCTCAGACCGCAGCTCCGGAGACCAAAGGAACAGCACTTACACTTGTGACATCTATAGGCTTCGCGATCACCATTGTTAGTATTGAAACATTGAATCTGATATGGGATAATTGGACATCAGCAACGATCGATAAGTATTGGCTTTTGCCACTATTAGCAGCAGGCCCCATTTTTGGATTGACTAAAATGAAGACACTTCTGAAAAAAAACTAA
- a CDS encoding TSUP family transporter, which yields MDTFTLILLCVAAFSAGFVDAIVGGGGLIQTPAALVLLPDLPVSTVIGSIKIPSFSGTFFAARQYLKKVQLNWKLTFVMCMTAFVAAFAGSELLTLVSNKYMKPVIFIVLILVAIYTYTKKDFGQQVHKKHSDKKVIRLSILISLVIGFYDGFIGPGAGSFLVVAFIAILGFDFLQASANAKIVNLSTNLGSIVLFLLKGSILWTVAIPMAISNAVGGMIGASLAIKKGNQFIRIFFLIIVIATLLRFGYDVFVG from the coding sequence ATGGATACTTTTACTTTGATCCTATTATGTGTTGCCGCTTTCTCTGCAGGATTCGTAGATGCGATCGTGGGTGGAGGTGGATTGATACAAACACCGGCTGCATTGGTGCTGTTGCCTGATCTTCCTGTCTCAACAGTGATCGGCTCTATTAAAATACCTTCTTTTAGCGGCACTTTTTTCGCTGCCAGACAATATCTCAAAAAAGTACAACTCAATTGGAAACTCACATTTGTCATGTGTATGACCGCTTTTGTCGCAGCATTTGCAGGATCAGAATTATTGACATTGGTGAGCAACAAGTACATGAAACCGGTTATTTTTATAGTACTGATCCTTGTAGCGATTTATACGTATACCAAAAAAGATTTTGGTCAGCAAGTACATAAAAAACACTCCGATAAGAAAGTGATCAGGCTTAGCATATTGATCAGTCTTGTCATTGGATTTTATGACGGATTCATTGGTCCGGGTGCAGGTAGTTTTCTTGTAGTGGCCTTTATTGCAATACTCGGATTCGATTTTTTACAGGCGAGTGCAAATGCAAAAATTGTGAACCTGTCCACCAACTTGGGATCGATCGTTTTGTTTTTGTTAAAAGGAAGCATTCTCTGGACAGTGGCCATCCCCATGGCCATTAGTAATGCCGTCGGCGGAATGATCGGAGCTTCCTTAGCCATTAAGAAAGGGAATCAGTTCATTCGAATCTTCTTTCTCATTATTGTGATCGCAACGCTGCTGAGATTTGGCTATGATGTGTTTGTGGGCTAA
- a CDS encoding folylpolyglutamate synthase/dihydrofolate synthase family protein has protein sequence MTYAETIDYLFTRLPMFSRIGAAAYKKDLTNTIRLCEALGNPHHQFKSIHIAGTNGKGSVSHMMAAILQTGGYKTGLYTSPHLKDFRERIKINGEMCSEEFVIRFTKKIQPLIEEIEPSFFEITVAMAFSWFAEQQVDIAVIEVGLGGRLDSTNIIQPELSVITNIGMDHMNMLGNTLTAIAGEKAGIMKAGIPCVIGEVLPETQQVFENTSGKVSSPLIYAQRERSILDWNYAHHQLQVTTLHQTTKESDTFSIDLPGMYQLKNILTVLEAADQLAHSGWNTGIAIIQKALSQVKKLTGLHGRWEIIRTNPAVILDVGHNEDGIKAINQQLSHVTYKNLHIIIGMVKDKDIDAVLAILPKHAIYHFTQAQIPRALDASSLQEQAAQFGLIGDRFDDVNTALKATIKNADPEDLILVCGSVFLVGEVNTSF, from the coding sequence ATGACCTACGCCGAAACGATCGATTATCTCTTTACCCGATTGCCCATGTTCAGCCGTATTGGGGCTGCTGCTTACAAAAAAGACCTTACCAACACGATACGTTTATGTGAAGCATTGGGAAACCCGCATCATCAGTTCAAATCCATTCATATAGCAGGTACCAATGGAAAAGGATCTGTGAGTCATATGATGGCTGCTATCTTACAGACAGGCGGTTATAAAACAGGATTGTACACTTCGCCACATTTAAAAGATTTCAGGGAACGTATCAAGATCAATGGAGAAATGTGTTCTGAGGAATTTGTGATTCGTTTTACGAAGAAAATTCAACCACTGATCGAAGAAATTGAGCCCTCTTTTTTTGAGATCACTGTTGCAATGGCATTCAGCTGGTTTGCTGAACAACAGGTAGACATTGCAGTCATTGAAGTAGGACTGGGCGGAAGATTAGACAGTACCAATATCATTCAACCCGAGCTAAGTGTTATTACAAATATCGGCATGGATCATATGAACATGCTTGGTAATACACTGACCGCTATCGCAGGGGAAAAAGCAGGTATCATGAAAGCTGGAATTCCTTGTGTCATAGGAGAAGTACTCCCTGAAACACAACAGGTCTTTGAGAATACTTCAGGTAAGGTATCTTCGCCTTTAATCTATGCACAAAGAGAAAGATCGATCCTTGATTGGAATTATGCGCATCATCAGCTACAAGTAACAACGTTACATCAGACAACAAAAGAAAGCGATACATTTAGCATCGACCTTCCCGGCATGTATCAATTGAAGAATATCCTAACGGTGCTGGAAGCCGCTGATCAATTGGCACATAGCGGATGGAATACCGGAATAGCGATCATTCAAAAAGCTTTATCGCAAGTAAAAAAACTTACAGGACTGCACGGCAGATGGGAGATCATTCGAACAAATCCTGCTGTGATACTTGATGTTGGACACAATGAAGATGGAATCAAAGCCATCAATCAACAATTATCACATGTTACTTATAAAAACTTACACATCATTATTGGAATGGTCAAAGACAAAGACATTGATGCCGTCTTAGCCATTTTACCGAAGCATGCGATCTATCATTTTACACAAGCTCAAATTCCCAGGGCGCTGGATGCAAGCAGTCTACAAGAACAAGCTGCTCAATTTGGTTTGATCGGAGATCGATTTGATGATGTGAATACCGCACTGAAAGCAACCATCAAGAATGCTGATCCTGAAGACCTGATCCTTGTTTGTGGAAGTGTATTTCTGGTAGGAGAAGTGAATACATCTTTCTAG
- a CDS encoding NUDIX hydrolase, which yields MRELRWKKLASQKVYSDRWFQARADKCEFPDGRIIEPYYVVELPDWANIFVVTSDEKVVLVQQYRYPVDQVTYELPGGVIDLGEDHKTAAIREMQEETGYHSDEVEFLCQLCPNPAINNNTAYFYLAKNAILGEKKSFDAFEDIEICLFTKEEFLQLLRENKIQHGVQLGPIYEALLRLNWIAAR from the coding sequence ATGCGAGAATTGAGGTGGAAGAAACTGGCATCCCAAAAAGTATACAGCGATCGCTGGTTCCAGGCTCGTGCAGATAAGTGTGAGTTTCCCGATGGCAGAATCATCGAACCTTATTATGTAGTGGAGCTCCCGGATTGGGCCAATATTTTTGTGGTAACAAGTGATGAAAAAGTGGTACTGGTTCAGCAGTACCGATATCCTGTGGATCAGGTGACCTATGAATTGCCCGGAGGTGTGATTGATTTGGGCGAAGATCATAAGACAGCTGCTATTCGTGAGATGCAAGAGGAGACAGGATATCATTCAGATGAAGTTGAATTTCTTTGTCAGTTGTGTCCGAATCCTGCCATCAATAACAATACGGCCTATTTCTATCTTGCTAAAAATGCAATACTGGGAGAGAAGAAAAGTTTTGATGCATTTGAAGACATTGAAATTTGTCTGTTTACAAAAGAAGAATTTCTGCAATTACTCCGCGAAAATAAAATACAACATGGGGTGCAGTTAGGCCCAATCTATGAAGCACTACTCAGACTCAATTGGATAGCTGCACGATAA
- a CDS encoding YfiT family bacillithiol transferase, protein MTKDPRYPIGKFEPKPFSEQQKKEWLADIQFLPEEVERAVLNLDAAQIQTPYRDGGWTVQQLVHHIADSHMNAYIRFRLGLTEDNPVIKPYDENAWVQLADIEKVPINVSLTILHGVHQRLLATIKDLTPEQWERKVTHPEHGREMSMWFLLGLYAWHGKHHTAHITTLRENKGW, encoded by the coding sequence ATGACTAAAGATCCACGTTATCCGATCGGGAAATTTGAACCTAAGCCTTTTAGTGAGCAACAAAAAAAAGAATGGTTGGCGGATATTCAGTTTCTTCCGGAAGAAGTCGAACGTGCTGTTTTGAATTTAGATGCAGCGCAAATACAGACACCTTATCGTGACGGTGGCTGGACCGTTCAACAGTTGGTACATCATATTGCGGATAGCCACATGAATGCGTATATCCGTTTTCGTCTTGGCTTAACAGAAGATAATCCGGTGATCAAACCCTATGATGAAAATGCCTGGGTTCAATTGGCTGATATTGAGAAAGTGCCCATCAATGTTTCATTAACCATTTTGCATGGGGTACATCAACGTTTGTTAGCAACGATCAAAGATTTAACTCCAGAACAATGGGAGAGAAAAGTTACACACCCTGAGCATGGTAGAGAAATGTCTATGTGGTTTTTACTGGGACTGTATGCTTGGCACGGTAAACATCATACAGCTCATATTACAACATTACGTGAAAACAAAGGTTGGTAA
- a CDS encoding ABC transporter ATP-binding protein, producing the protein MSQPIIKVTNLHKKYGDFEAVKGLSFEVLQGEIFGLLGPNGAGKSTTLEIIETLREKTSGNVWVDGFDLDKQPNEIKKIIGVQLQTSGYYPGLNLVELLQLFGGLYNRAIDPLSLLDMVNLRDKAKAKFKDLSGGQKQRFSIATTLINEPHIIFLDEPTTGLDPQARRNLWDLIRQIRDKGTTVIITTHYMDEAEILCDRVAIVDKGKIIALNSPDKLIDELVATGFEKPKEVKQANLEDVFIHLTGHALREGA; encoded by the coding sequence ATGAGTCAGCCAATCATTAAGGTTACCAACCTGCATAAAAAGTATGGAGATTTTGAAGCGGTAAAAGGGTTAAGCTTTGAGGTATTACAAGGCGAGATCTTTGGTTTACTGGGTCCTAATGGAGCGGGCAAATCAACCACGCTTGAGATCATTGAGACACTTCGCGAAAAAACAAGCGGTAATGTATGGGTAGATGGATTTGACCTGGATAAACAACCCAATGAAATCAAAAAAATCATTGGAGTTCAATTACAAACATCCGGGTATTATCCGGGTCTGAATCTGGTAGAGTTATTACAGCTATTTGGTGGCTTATACAATCGCGCAATTGATCCTTTGTCTTTACTTGATATGGTGAATCTCCGTGATAAAGCCAAAGCGAAATTCAAAGACCTGAGTGGTGGACAAAAACAACGTTTTTCCATTGCAACAACACTGATCAATGAACCACATATTATATTCCTTGATGAACCGACCACCGGTCTTGATCCGCAGGCGAGGAGAAATTTATGGGATCTGATCCGACAAATCAGAGATAAAGGCACCACGGTGATCATTACTACACACTATATGGATGAAGCAGAGATATTATGTGATCGCGTTGCCATTGTTGATAAAGGAAAGATCATTGCATTGAATTCGCCGGATAAGTTGATCGATGAATTGGTCGCTACCGGTTTTGAAAAACCCAAAGAAGTGAAGCAGGCCAATCTCGAAGATGTATTCATCCATCTTACCGGACATGCTTTGCGCGAAGGAGCATAA
- the fbp gene encoding class 1 fructose-bisphosphatase yields the protein MTVNRRILTLDEFTLQQLRQFPTATGELSSLLRDIGLAAKRVNVEVNKAGLVDILGDAGTINVQGEDVKKLDIYANNQFMGVLQHGISCAGIGSEELDDFVVFDDEVSNQSKYVVMFDPLDGSGNIDVNVSIGTIFSVYRRVSERGKPCTKEDFLQPGNRQVAAGYVIYGSSTMFVYATRRGVNGFTLDPSIGEFCLSHPDIKCPPTGKFYSVNHGNFFQYDEGVRKYIDACQRKTKETGGPYTQRYIGSMVADVHRNLIKGGIFMYPGTTEKPKGKLRLLYESNPFAFILEVAGGRATDGKQRILDIQPTELHQRTPLFIGSREMMDELESYL from the coding sequence ATGACAGTAAACAGAAGAATCCTTACACTGGATGAATTTACGCTGCAACAATTGAGACAATTTCCTACCGCAACTGGTGAATTAAGTAGTTTATTAAGAGATATCGGTCTAGCCGCTAAACGTGTGAATGTTGAAGTAAATAAAGCCGGACTGGTGGATATTCTTGGAGACGCCGGCACCATCAATGTGCAGGGTGAAGATGTAAAGAAACTGGATATCTATGCCAATAATCAATTCATGGGTGTTCTGCAGCATGGTATCAGCTGCGCAGGTATTGGCAGTGAAGAGTTAGATGATTTTGTTGTGTTTGATGATGAAGTAAGTAATCAGAGTAAGTATGTTGTCATGTTCGATCCACTGGATGGTAGTGGTAATATTGATGTGAATGTTTCTATCGGAACCATCTTTAGTGTATATCGCAGGGTAAGTGAGCGAGGTAAGCCTTGTACCAAAGAAGATTTTTTACAGCCCGGTAATCGACAAGTAGCTGCGGGATATGTTATTTATGGTTCGAGTACCATGTTCGTATATGCTACCAGAAGAGGTGTAAATGGATTTACTCTGGATCCGTCTATCGGAGAATTTTGTTTGAGTCATCCTGATATTAAATGTCCACCTACCGGCAAATTCTATTCTGTGAATCACGGTAATTTCTTTCAATACGATGAAGGTGTCAGAAAATACATTGATGCTTGTCAGCGAAAGACAAAAGAGACCGGTGGTCCATACACACAACGATATATTGGAAGTATGGTGGCAGATGTTCACCGAAACCTCATCAAGGGGGGCATTTTCATGTATCCCGGCACTACTGAGAAACCAAAGGGTAAGTTGAGGTTATTGTATGAATCCAATCCGTTTGCCTTTATTCTGGAAGTGGCTGGTGGACGCGCTACAGATGGAAAGCAGCGTATTCTTGATATACAACCAACTGAGTTACATCAACGAACACCACTCTTCATTGGTAGCAGGGAAATGATGGATGAACTCGAAAGCTACTTGTAA
- a CDS encoding CAP domain-containing protein, with translation MIRILFTVLGIFLLPLLLLSCNRNLSAIERSKSDPVIVNAFTMSNDILYHVNEYRKKKGLGMLKGIAAADEQAALHSKNMALKRTAFGHDGFENRIQRITKSTGTIMAAAENVAYGKLSAEEVVKGWINSPGHRKNIEGNYTQTGIGVYQDAKGVIFFTQLFIRQ, from the coding sequence ATGATTCGTATTTTATTTACTGTGCTGGGTATATTCCTGCTGCCTTTATTATTGCTCTCCTGCAATCGTAATTTATCTGCGATCGAAAGATCCAAATCCGATCCTGTTATTGTTAATGCATTTACCATGTCCAACGATATTCTTTATCATGTGAATGAATATCGTAAAAAGAAGGGGCTAGGAATGCTTAAAGGGATCGCTGCTGCCGATGAGCAAGCAGCATTACACAGTAAAAATATGGCACTCAAACGAACCGCTTTTGGGCATGATGGATTTGAAAACCGTATTCAACGAATCACAAAATCAACAGGAACTATAATGGCAGCGGCTGAAAATGTAGCTTATGGAAAGTTGTCAGCTGAAGAAGTGGTGAAAGGATGGATTAATAGTCCGGGTCATCGAAAAAATATTGAAGGCAATTATACCCAGACGGGTATTGGTGTTTACCAGGATGCAAAAGGTGTGATTTTCTTTACGCAGTTATTCATCCGTCAATAA
- a CDS encoding aspartate kinase, whose protein sequence is MKVFKFGGASVNSVDRIKNLASIVQQYRQSPLVIIISAMGKTTNALEKVVEAFYAGKKEEALQLFEVIKNQHLTTAKYLLVKEYNSCASKLNDFFTEVEWLLHDKPVREFDYYYDQVVCVGELLSTSIISHFLNEEHIANEWVDVRDILRTDDNFRDAGVDIAFTEKKIAESWQLTVGEGKNIIVTQGFIGSTDENESTTLGREGSDYTAALFANMLNAESLTIWKDVEGVMNADPKQFPEAQLIQELNFNEVIEMAFYGAQVIHPKTIKPLQNKGIPMYVKCFLDPSLPGTIIHKKNIKGLPPIFVIKDKQILIHLKSRDFSFMGEEPMRQLYGIFGQTRIRPNLIQTGAIGVQICMDDKQDKTDQFAAQSGMLFDVQVEKNLQLLTIRHYEESLLNKMLEGKDVVLLQKTKETVQALFR, encoded by the coding sequence ATGAAAGTATTCAAATTCGGCGGAGCCAGTGTCAATAGTGTAGATCGCATCAAAAATCTGGCATCTATTGTTCAACAATATCGTCAGTCCCCACTTGTCATCATCATTTCTGCGATGGGCAAAACCACCAATGCACTTGAAAAAGTGGTGGAAGCTTTTTATGCAGGAAAAAAAGAGGAAGCGCTTCAACTATTTGAAGTGATCAAAAACCAGCACCTTACAACTGCTAAATATTTGCTGGTAAAAGAATACAATAGTTGTGCATCCAAACTCAATGATTTTTTTACAGAAGTGGAATGGCTTTTACACGATAAACCGGTCAGAGAGTTTGATTATTACTATGATCAGGTTGTATGTGTGGGAGAGCTCTTAAGTACTTCGATCATTAGCCATTTTCTGAATGAGGAACATATCGCAAATGAATGGGTCGATGTTCGTGACATCCTTCGTACAGATGATAATTTCAGAGACGCAGGCGTAGATATTGCTTTCACAGAAAAGAAAATAGCAGAGAGCTGGCAACTGACAGTTGGTGAAGGAAAGAACATTATTGTAACACAAGGTTTCATCGGATCTACTGATGAAAATGAAAGCACCACACTCGGACGTGAGGGAAGTGATTATACTGCTGCATTGTTTGCCAATATGCTCAATGCTGAAAGTTTGACCATATGGAAAGATGTTGAGGGAGTCATGAATGCAGACCCCAAACAATTTCCGGAAGCGCAATTGATCCAGGAATTGAATTTCAATGAAGTGATCGAAATGGCTTTTTATGGAGCACAGGTCATCCATCCAAAAACGATTAAGCCCCTACAGAATAAGGGCATCCCAATGTATGTGAAATGCTTTCTGGATCCTTCTTTACCGGGCACTATCATCCACAAAAAAAATATCAAAGGGCTCCCTCCAATTTTTGTGATCAAAGACAAACAGATATTGATCCATTTGAAAAGTCGTGACTTCTCATTTATGGGAGAAGAACCTATGCGACAACTATATGGCATCTTCGGACAAACCCGCATCAGGCCGAATCTGATTCAAACAGGCGCTATTGGTGTTCAGATCTGTATGGATGATAAACAGGATAAAACAGATCAGTTCGCAGCTCAGTCAGGAATGTTATTTGATGTACAGGTAGAAAAAAATCTTCAATTACTTACCATCAGACATTATGAGGAATCTTTACTCAATAAAATGCTGGAGGGAAAGGACGTAGTACTCTTACAAAAGACCAAAGAAACAGTACAAGCTTTGTTCAGGTAA